The following are encoded together in the Flavihumibacter fluvii genome:
- a CDS encoding DNA alkylation repair protein, whose product MVKSSYTAKAFIHDLVEMRSAVGVNNSRFYKDEGDGNEFLDVRMANIFALAKAYIKMPVADIEQLLDNKYYEVRMGAVSIMDFQARERKVTDETRQSLFELYINRHDSINNWDMVDRSAPYVVGGYLFDRDRTILYQLARSKNIWERRTSIVSTYYFIRKNEVNDTFKIAELLIHDKQDLVNKAAGSWIREAGKRDPKRLVSFLEKHAPTMPRVALRYAIEKLDKKQKAYFMEQTKRSIS is encoded by the coding sequence ATGGTCAAATCCAGTTATACTGCAAAAGCGTTTATCCATGATCTTGTTGAAATGCGATCTGCAGTGGGCGTAAATAATTCCCGGTTTTACAAGGATGAAGGCGATGGGAACGAATTCCTGGACGTGCGAATGGCCAATATTTTCGCACTGGCTAAAGCATATATTAAAATGCCTGTAGCGGACATTGAACAGTTACTGGATAACAAATACTATGAAGTAAGAATGGGCGCGGTCAGCATCATGGATTTCCAGGCCAGGGAGAGAAAGGTTACGGATGAAACGAGGCAATCACTTTTTGAACTGTATATTAACCGGCATGATAGTATCAATAATTGGGACATGGTGGACCGCAGTGCCCCATATGTTGTCGGTGGTTATTTGTTTGACAGGGACCGGACCATTTTATACCAGTTGGCCAGGTCCAAAAATATATGGGAACGACGCACTTCGATTGTCAGCACATATTATTTTATCCGGAAAAATGAAGTAAATGATACTTTCAAAATAGCGGAGTTGCTAATCCATGATAAGCAGGATCTGGTCAATAAGGCAGCAGGTAGCTGGATAAGGGAAGCCGGCAAGAGAGACCCTAAGCGACTGGTCAGTTTCCTGGAAAAGCATGCCCCTACAATGCCCAGGGTAGCCCTTCGATATGCCATTGAAAAACTGGATAAAAAGCAAAAGGCCTATTTTATGGAACAAACTAAGCGGTCCATATCATGA
- a CDS encoding O-methyltransferase: MIELMQQPYPKAYQAIVDATKESGFTMASDLLTCTLLRSLAASKRAGSFLELGTGTGLATSWILDGMDKKSTLVSIDNDAAVLDIARKYLRADDRLELVLTDGEAWIHDNSHLKFDYIFADTWHGKYLMLEEALGMLKPTGIYIIDDMLPQPNWPEGHNEKAIQLVAILEQRHDLWVTTLNWATGIVIAVKK; encoded by the coding sequence ATGATAGAATTGATGCAACAACCATATCCGAAAGCGTACCAGGCAATTGTTGATGCTACAAAAGAATCAGGGTTTACAATGGCATCAGACCTGCTGACCTGTACATTGCTGAGGTCCCTGGCAGCATCAAAACGAGCAGGGAGCTTCCTTGAATTAGGAACAGGTACCGGGCTGGCCACTTCCTGGATACTGGATGGAATGGATAAAAAGTCAACATTGGTTTCCATTGACAATGATGCAGCGGTCCTGGACATTGCCCGGAAATATTTAAGGGCGGATGACCGCCTTGAATTAGTACTGACTGATGGTGAAGCCTGGATCCATGATAACAGCCATCTAAAGTTTGATTACATTTTTGCAGATACCTGGCATGGTAAATACCTGATGCTTGAAGAAGCGCTGGGTATGTTAAAACCCACCGGAATCTATATTATTGACGATATGCTGCCACAACCCAATTGGCCGGAGGGGCACAATGAGAAAGCCATTCAACTTGTTGCTATACTTGAACAACGCCATGATCTTTGGGTCACCACATTGAATTGGGCAACCGGAATCGTGATCGCAGTAAAAAAATGA
- a CDS encoding nuclear transport factor 2 family protein yields MMKQIVLITGVAYLLGSCKTDAQSLQQPYEQEKFIRQYFELFNQHNWEKLSAMYADTAEFKDPSLGQGIVLQNREEFIKKYAALSQAFPDVKDSVVNIYPSGSNHVVVEFISTGTAPDHSRFELPICTVFTIEKGMITKDFTYYDNFDQ; encoded by the coding sequence ATGATGAAGCAAATTGTGCTAATAACAGGAGTTGCCTATTTGTTGGGATCCTGTAAAACGGATGCCCAAAGCCTGCAGCAGCCGTATGAACAGGAGAAGTTTATCCGGCAATATTTCGAACTTTTCAACCAGCACAACTGGGAGAAATTATCTGCTATGTATGCAGATACTGCCGAATTTAAAGATCCAAGCCTTGGACAAGGCATAGTGCTTCAGAACCGTGAGGAGTTTATCAAAAAATATGCAGCCCTGAGCCAGGCTTTTCCCGATGTGAAAGATAGCGTAGTGAATATTTATCCTTCTGGCAGCAATCATGTGGTCGTGGAATTTATCTCCACGGGAACGGCGCCGGATCATTCCAGATTTGAATTGCCGATATGTACAGTGTTTACGATTGAAAAGGGTATGATCACCAAAGACTTTACTTATTATGATAATTTTGACCAATAA
- a CDS encoding YHS domain-containing (seleno)protein: MTMKLLVLIVLNLCLLATGYSQSGQYNLSKGLAIQGYDPVAYFTQHKAIKGDKKYAASAEAVVYYFSSAGNKELFLKGYKKYEPQYGGWCAYAMGATGEKVEIDPETFKVVEGKLYLFYHSWTNNTLLKWNKEEASLKVKAYKNWQKMVH; the protein is encoded by the coding sequence ATGACCATGAAATTGCTGGTATTAATTGTATTAAATCTTTGCCTTCTCGCAACCGGCTATTCGCAGTCCGGCCAATACAATCTTTCAAAAGGCCTGGCCATCCAGGGATATGATCCTGTTGCATATTTTACGCAGCATAAAGCGATAAAGGGGGATAAGAAATATGCAGCATCTGCAGAAGCGGTGGTGTATTATTTTTCTTCAGCAGGTAACAAGGAATTGTTTCTGAAAGGCTATAAAAAGTACGAGCCACAGTATGGTGGCTGGTGTGCCTATGCCATGGGAGCTACGGGTGAAAAAGTGGAAATTGATCCGGAGACTTTTAAGGTAGTGGAAGGGAAATTGTATTTGTTTTATCATAGCTGGACGAACAATACTTTGCTAAAATGGAATAAAGAAGAAGCTAGCCTGAAAGTAAAAGCCTATAAGAACTGGCAAAAAATGGTTCATTAA
- a CDS encoding DoxX family protein: MPVKTVFSWLLRIVAAAILLQTLYFKFTGHPESVELFTKLGVEPWGRIGTGIIELVAGILLLVPATVFAGAFLGAGLMTGAILSHLTVIGIESQGDGGQLFYLAITVWVCCVVLLGLYKEQGIRIIRKYFPGGS; encoded by the coding sequence ATGCCTGTCAAAACCGTATTTTCCTGGCTTTTAAGAATAGTCGCTGCAGCCATATTATTACAGACGCTTTACTTTAAGTTTACCGGCCATCCTGAGTCCGTTGAATTGTTTACTAAATTAGGTGTGGAACCATGGGGCAGGATTGGAACAGGCATCATAGAACTGGTTGCCGGTATTTTGTTATTGGTCCCTGCCACAGTATTTGCTGGTGCATTTTTGGGCGCAGGTTTAATGACGGGTGCCATCCTTTCCCACCTGACCGTTATTGGAATTGAATCACAAGGTGATGGCGGCCAGCTTTTTTACCTGGCTATAACCGTATGGGTGTGTTGCGTGGTGCTATTGGGGTTGTATAAGGAACAGGGTATCCGGATAATCCGGAAATATTTTCCGGGTGGATCCTGA
- a CDS encoding GNAT family N-acetyltransferase, with amino-acid sequence MKSIVDIQTFIPSQAQAVIDLILPIQQIEFGVPVTAADQPDLLDIPAFYFQGHGHFWVALINGEVVGTIGLLNFGGGGFALRKMFVAKAFRGVGYGVAQKLWETAKSWVNQHQGQAIYLGTVDILKAAHRFYEKNGFVRTEAADLPLQFPRMAVDTVFYRYEIH; translated from the coding sequence GTGAAATCAATTGTAGACATTCAAACATTTATTCCTTCCCAGGCGCAGGCTGTTATTGACCTCATACTTCCCATACAACAAATTGAGTTTGGTGTTCCGGTTACTGCAGCTGACCAGCCTGACCTGTTAGATATTCCAGCATTTTATTTTCAGGGTCATGGCCATTTTTGGGTCGCCCTTATCAATGGTGAGGTGGTCGGTACCATCGGCCTGCTGAATTTTGGTGGTGGCGGTTTTGCACTACGTAAAATGTTTGTAGCTAAAGCCTTTCGGGGAGTTGGTTATGGCGTAGCCCAAAAATTGTGGGAAACTGCAAAATCATGGGTGAACCAACACCAGGGGCAAGCTATTTACCTGGGAACAGTTGATATCTTAAAAGCCGCCCACCGGTTTTATGAGAAGAATGGATTTGTGCGGACAGAAGCTGCTGATCTTCCACTACAATTCCCCCGAATGGCAGTGGATACGGTGTTTTACCGGTATGAAATTCACTAA
- a CDS encoding FAD-binding protein, whose amino-acid sequence MDKRTFLKTSSVLIGGAFLPPMVGCHPVKSLHTMQPLSNWAGNLTYSTDQVHYPKSIPEVQEIIRKYKSVKALGSRHSFNTIADSTDNQVSLQEMNKLVAIDKIKHTVTIEAGMRYGELAPILQANGYALHNLASLPHITVAGACATATHGSGVTSGNLSTAVSAIEFVNAAGDLVVVSREKDGDLFNGVVVGLGALGIVTRLTLDLLPTFDMQQVVYRNLPTSALAEHFYAILASGYSVSLFTDWKHNYINEVWVKSRVEGSGSGTIPPELFGAKLATQNLHPVEDQPAENCTEQMGVPGPWFERMPHFKMGFKPSTGKELQAEYFVPIENAYDAFLAMESLHEKISPHLFISEIRTIKADQLWMSPCYKKDCIAFHTTWKQDTPTIMALLPMLEEKLAAFGARPHWAKLFTLPPAVLQSRISRLNDFKQLVAQYDPQGKFRNEFLRKNLYNS is encoded by the coding sequence ATGGATAAAAGAACATTCCTGAAGACCTCATCGGTATTAATTGGCGGTGCTTTTTTGCCACCCATGGTGGGATGCCATCCTGTAAAATCACTACATACCATGCAACCACTTTCTAACTGGGCAGGTAACTTAACCTATAGTACGGACCAGGTCCATTATCCAAAATCCATTCCTGAAGTACAGGAGATTATTCGCAAATACAAGTCCGTAAAAGCGCTGGGGTCCAGGCATTCCTTCAATACCATAGCAGACAGTACGGACAACCAGGTTTCGCTGCAGGAAATGAATAAGCTGGTTGCTATCGATAAAATTAAACATACCGTTACCATTGAAGCGGGTATGCGGTATGGTGAACTTGCGCCAATTTTGCAGGCTAATGGATATGCCTTGCATAACCTGGCATCATTGCCGCATATTACGGTTGCCGGTGCCTGCGCCACAGCAACGCATGGGTCTGGAGTAACAAGTGGAAACCTGTCCACCGCAGTATCTGCGATTGAATTTGTTAATGCGGCCGGTGACCTGGTGGTAGTATCCCGGGAAAAAGATGGTGACCTTTTTAATGGGGTAGTGGTTGGACTTGGGGCATTGGGCATAGTGACCAGGCTTACCCTTGACCTGCTGCCAACTTTTGATATGCAACAGGTGGTATACCGCAATCTTCCCACGAGTGCGCTGGCTGAGCATTTTTATGCAATTCTTGCAAGTGGTTATAGTGTAAGTTTATTCACCGATTGGAAGCATAACTATATTAATGAGGTCTGGGTTAAAAGCCGGGTAGAAGGGAGTGGATCCGGGACTATACCTCCAGAATTATTTGGCGCAAAATTGGCCACACAGAATTTACATCCGGTTGAAGACCAGCCTGCGGAGAATTGTACGGAACAAATGGGTGTACCCGGACCATGGTTTGAAAGAATGCCCCATTTTAAAATGGGTTTTAAACCCAGTACCGGAAAGGAACTCCAGGCAGAATATTTTGTGCCCATTGAAAATGCTTATGATGCGTTTTTAGCTATGGAGAGCCTGCATGAAAAAATCTCGCCGCATTTGTTTATTTCAGAAATCAGGACGATCAAAGCAGATCAGCTTTGGATGAGTCCCTGTTATAAAAAAGATTGCATTGCCTTCCATACCACCTGGAAACAGGATACGCCAACTATAATGGCGCTGCTTCCAATGCTGGAAGAAAAATTGGCGGCATTTGGCGCCCGACCCCATTGGGCGAAACTATTCACACTGCCTCCGGCAGTGCTACAGTCACGCATCAGCAGGCTAAATGATTTTAAGCAATTGGTGGCGCAGTATGATCCCCAGGGAAAATTCAGGAACGAGTTCCTGCGGAAAAACTTATACAATTCCTAG